From the Kitasatospora viridis genome, one window contains:
- a CDS encoding putative leader peptide: MDQQWSLTRRRHVDLQRVSGSLCRSLHRG, translated from the coding sequence ATGGACCAGCAGTGGAGTCTCACGCGTCGGCGGCACGTCGACCTGCAGCGTGTCTCCGGCTCGCTGTGTCGTTCCCTCCACCGCGGCTGA
- the ssuE gene encoding NADPH-dependent FMN reductase translates to MARVLALSGSPSPTSRTTRLVAHVGDRLTELGHEVVRLDVRDLPAAALLGADTDDPEIARAVRLVAEADGLVVGTPVYKAAYSGLLKTLLDLLPQYALTGKTVLPLATGGSTAHVLAVDYALRPVLSSMGAQHVTQGWFVLDRHISTGEDGGTVIERETDVLLAPVVSAFADALRRQSVPALVSHP, encoded by the coding sequence ATGGCCCGTGTCCTCGCCCTCTCCGGCTCCCCCTCCCCGACCTCCCGCACCACCCGCCTGGTCGCCCACGTCGGCGACCGGCTCACCGAACTGGGCCACGAGGTGGTCCGGCTGGACGTCCGCGACCTGCCCGCCGCCGCCCTGCTCGGCGCCGACACCGACGACCCGGAGATCGCCCGGGCCGTCCGGCTGGTCGCCGAGGCGGACGGCCTGGTGGTCGGCACCCCGGTCTACAAGGCCGCCTACTCCGGCCTGCTGAAGACCCTGCTCGACCTGCTGCCGCAGTACGCGCTGACCGGCAAGACGGTGCTGCCGCTGGCCACCGGCGGCTCCACCGCGCACGTCCTCGCGGTGGACTACGCGCTGCGCCCGGTGCTCAGCTCGATGGGCGCCCAGCACGTCACCCAGGGCTGGTTCGTGCTGGACCGTCACATCTCGACCGGGGAGGACGGCGGCACGGTGATCGAGCGGGAGACCGACGTGCTGCTCGCGCCGGTGGTGTCGGCCTTCGCCGACGCCCTGCGGCGACAGTCCGTACCCGCCCTGGTCAGCCACCCCTGA
- a CDS encoding ABC transporter ATP-binding protein gives MTTASAAVQTDNPGGPSANAASARQVTKAYGAGETRVTALNAVDVDIQRGRFTAIMGPSGSGKSTLMHCLAGLDSVTEGRIWVGDTEITGLNDKQLTRLRRDKIGFIFQAFNLLPTLNAIENITLPMDIAGRKPDQAWLDQVVSTVGLGDRLKHRPTQLSGGQQQRVAVARALASRPEIIFGDEPTGNLDSRSGAEVLDFLRRSVDDLGQTIVMVTHDPVAASYADRVLFLADGVIVDEMHSPTADAVLDRMRRFDGKRTS, from the coding sequence GTGACGACGGCATCCGCAGCCGTGCAGACAGACAACCCGGGCGGCCCGTCCGCCAACGCCGCATCAGCCCGGCAGGTCACCAAGGCGTACGGAGCCGGGGAGACCCGGGTCACGGCGCTCAACGCGGTCGATGTGGACATCCAGCGCGGCCGGTTCACCGCGATCATGGGCCCGTCCGGCTCCGGCAAGTCGACCCTGATGCACTGTCTGGCCGGTCTGGACAGCGTGACCGAGGGCCGGATCTGGGTCGGCGACACCGAGATCACCGGGCTGAACGACAAGCAGCTCACCCGGCTGCGCCGGGACAAGATCGGCTTCATCTTCCAGGCCTTCAACCTGCTGCCGACGCTCAACGCGATCGAGAACATCACGCTGCCGATGGACATAGCCGGCCGCAAGCCCGACCAGGCCTGGCTCGACCAGGTGGTCTCCACCGTCGGTCTGGGCGACCGGCTGAAGCACCGTCCGACCCAGCTCTCCGGCGGCCAGCAGCAGCGCGTCGCGGTGGCCCGCGCCCTCGCCTCCCGCCCCGAGATCATCTTCGGTGACGAGCCGACCGGGAACCTGGACTCGCGCTCCGGCGCCGAGGTGCTGGACTTCCTGCGCCGCTCGGTGGACGACCTGGGCCAGACCATCGTGATGGTCACCCACGACCCGGTCGCCGCCTCCTACGCGGACCGGGTGCTCTTCCTCGCCGACGGCGTGATCGTGGACGAGATGCACTCGCCCACGGCCGACGCGGTGCTGGACCGGATGCGCCGTTTCGACGGCAAGCGCACCAGCTGA
- a CDS encoding ABC transporter permease — protein sequence MLLKTSLRNLMAHKGRVALSLLAVVLSVAFVAGTLVFSATATSTFNKLFASTASDVAVSPAPADGDDSGSSGARGGRTATIAASTLQQVQSLPGVKTARPDVTSQTSTLVNPKTNKAVGPTSGAPTIAGSWTPGPRPAMTITSGSAPAGPNQLMLDADTAKKAKLGLGDPIRIIGEKGTFDFTISGIATFNGTNPGAALAFLDLPTAQQDLLGATDRLTSVNLDGDGTRTNDQLKAEAASALGSGYQLKTAAEQQADNNKGIGSVLTYMKYIMLGFAGISLLVGTFLIINTFSMLVAQRTRELGLLRALGGSRAQVNNSVLTEALVLGVVGSTLGMLAGLGLAELLITLMKSVGMTLSGSLEITASVPIASYLVGIVITLLAAWFPAWRAGKVSPMAALSDHGTPVEGRTNKWRIGIGLLLTLGGAGLLAAGASSSELARAGSDLGLGVVLTLVGLVVLGPLLAAGVVRVIGAVLPAFGSAGTLAKRNALRSPRRTGATAAALMIGLSLVTGASVVTSSMVSSTSSQIDKQVGADYIIQTNNGLTQPMVDAARNTPGIAHVTEQREEPAVLTLPDGTVLKKQVVTAVSPTFAEDFTVPVSAGSANALMAGGIAVGQDFATSHKLAVGDTLKVDYGQGHTQQLPITLVTAKGGLFDGATIATIDTVTKVLPADQQSLDDQIYGRAAVGADKAKTLAALQDSFNAYPQVMVKDQAGYKQLVQQSINGLLTLIYGLLGLAIVVAVLGVVNTLALSVVERTREIGLLRAVGMSRRQLRRMIRLESVVIALFGAVLGIGLGLAWGITAQRVLKGSGLSVLSVPVSTIVTVLIGSAVVGLLAALLPAFRAGRMNVLAAIASG from the coding sequence ATGCTGCTCAAGACCTCACTGCGCAACCTGATGGCCCACAAGGGCCGGGTCGCGCTCTCCCTGCTCGCGGTGGTGCTCTCGGTGGCCTTCGTCGCCGGCACCCTGGTCTTCTCGGCCACCGCCACCAGTACCTTCAACAAGCTCTTCGCCTCCACCGCCTCGGACGTGGCGGTCAGCCCGGCCCCCGCCGACGGCGACGACAGCGGCAGCAGCGGGGCCAGGGGCGGCCGCACGGCCACCATCGCGGCCTCGACCCTGCAGCAGGTGCAGTCGCTGCCCGGGGTGAAGACCGCCCGGCCGGACGTCACCTCGCAGACCTCCACCCTGGTCAACCCGAAGACCAACAAGGCGGTCGGCCCGACCAGCGGCGCCCCGACCATCGCCGGCAGCTGGACCCCGGGCCCGCGCCCCGCGATGACGATCACCTCGGGCAGCGCGCCGGCCGGCCCGAACCAGCTGATGCTGGACGCGGACACCGCGAAGAAGGCCAAGCTCGGCCTCGGCGACCCGATCCGGATCATCGGCGAGAAGGGCACCTTCGACTTCACCATCTCGGGCATCGCCACCTTCAACGGCACCAACCCGGGTGCGGCCCTGGCCTTCCTGGACCTGCCCACCGCCCAGCAGGACCTGCTCGGCGCCACCGACCGGCTCACCTCGGTGAACCTCGACGGCGACGGCACCAGGACCAACGACCAGCTCAAGGCCGAGGCCGCGAGCGCGCTCGGCAGCGGCTACCAGCTGAAGACGGCGGCCGAGCAGCAGGCCGACAACAACAAGGGCATCGGCAGTGTCCTCACCTACATGAAATACATCATGCTCGGCTTCGCCGGCATCTCGCTGCTGGTCGGCACCTTCCTGATCATCAACACCTTCTCCATGCTGGTCGCCCAGCGCACCCGGGAGTTGGGCCTGCTGCGCGCCCTCGGCGGCAGCCGCGCCCAGGTCAACAACTCCGTGCTGACGGAGGCGCTGGTGCTCGGCGTCGTCGGCTCGACCCTGGGCATGCTGGCCGGCCTGGGCCTGGCCGAGCTGCTGATCACGCTGATGAAGTCGGTCGGCATGACGCTCAGCGGCTCGCTGGAGATCACCGCCTCGGTGCCGATCGCCTCCTACCTGGTCGGCATCGTGATCACCCTGCTGGCCGCCTGGTTCCCCGCCTGGCGGGCCGGCAAGGTCTCCCCGATGGCGGCGCTCAGCGACCACGGCACCCCCGTCGAGGGGCGCACCAACAAGTGGCGGATCGGCATCGGCCTGCTGCTCACGCTGGGCGGCGCCGGGCTGCTGGCGGCCGGCGCGAGCAGCTCCGAGCTCGCCCGGGCCGGCTCCGACCTGGGGCTGGGCGTGGTGCTCACGCTGGTCGGCCTGGTGGTGCTCGGTCCGCTGCTGGCCGCCGGCGTGGTCCGGGTGATCGGCGCGGTGCTGCCGGCCTTCGGGTCGGCCGGCACGCTGGCCAAGCGCAACGCGCTGCGCAGCCCGCGCCGCACCGGCGCCACCGCCGCCGCGCTGATGATCGGCCTCTCGCTGGTCACCGGGGCCTCGGTGGTCACCAGCTCGATGGTCAGCTCGACCAGCTCGCAGATCGACAAGCAGGTCGGCGCCGACTACATCATCCAGACCAACAACGGCCTGACCCAGCCGATGGTGGACGCGGCCCGCAACACCCCCGGGATCGCCCACGTCACCGAGCAGCGCGAGGAGCCGGCCGTCCTCACCCTGCCCGACGGCACGGTGCTGAAGAAGCAGGTGGTCACCGCGGTCTCGCCGACCTTCGCCGAGGACTTCACCGTGCCGGTCAGCGCCGGCAGCGCGAACGCCCTGATGGCCGGCGGCATCGCGGTGGGCCAGGACTTCGCCACCAGCCACAAGCTCGCCGTCGGGGACACCCTCAAGGTCGACTACGGCCAGGGCCACACCCAGCAGCTGCCGATCACCCTGGTCACCGCCAAGGGCGGCCTGTTCGACGGGGCGACCATCGCCACCATCGACACCGTCACCAAGGTGCTGCCGGCCGACCAGCAGTCGCTGGACGACCAGATCTACGGCCGGGCGGCGGTCGGCGCGGACAAGGCCAAGACCCTGGCCGCGCTGCAGGACTCCTTCAACGCCTACCCGCAGGTGATGGTGAAGGACCAGGCCGGCTACAAGCAGCTGGTGCAGCAGAGCATCAACGGGCTGCTCACCCTGATCTACGGCCTGCTCGGCCTGGCGATCGTGGTCGCGGTGCTCGGGGTGGTCAACACCCTGGCGCTCTCGGTGGTCGAGCGGACCCGGGAGATCGGCCTGCTGCGGGCGGTCGGCATGTCCCGCCGCCAGCTGCGCCGGATGATCCGGCTGGAGTCGGTGGTGATCGCGCTCTTCGGCGCGGTGCTCGGCATCGGCCTCGGCCTGGCCTGGGGCATCACCGCCCAGCGGGTGCTGAAGGGCTCGGGGCTGAGCGTGCTCAGCGTGCCGGTCTCCACCATCGTCACGGTGCTGATCGGCTCCGCGGTGGTCGGCCTGCTGGCCGCGCTGCTGCCGGCCTTCCGGGCCGGGCGGATGAACGTGCTGGCGGCCATCGCCAGCGGCTGA